In the genome of Drosophila pseudoobscura strain MV-25-SWS-2005 chromosome 3, UCI_Dpse_MV25, whole genome shotgun sequence, one region contains:
- the KCNQ gene encoding potassium voltage-gated channel subfamily KQT member 4 isoform X1, with the protein MDPDNDIYAFYDIRGKCRPGGPNSERNLQPRMSLLGKPLNYNRGSRRDVRYRRLQSRLYNFLERPRGLHAIFYHVMVFLMVFTCLALSVFSTIKEYEDDAVYILFRMEILVVIWFTMEFGARLWSSGCRSRYQGCLGRLKFVKRPFCIIDIVTILASIVVLGMGTSGQVFATSALRGLRFFQILRMVRMDRRGGTWKLLGSVVYAHRQELITTMYIGFLGLIFASFLVYMWEKDVNDKFSNFAQALWWGVITLCTVGYGDMVPITWQGKLIASCCALLGISFFALPAGILGSGFALKVQQQQRQKHMIRRRQPAATLIQAVWRCYASDEHSVSVATWKIHQVALPSPPASSENWERLLKNISEYRRASSSFKHNTSFVARLPTIRRHKSQTIQTPGADGSGLSKPPGSSRASTRYTRTIRDINASVENLAQPSGQLANCKLSSSAGALAQFSHQASSVEEGPGQDKSESASRNLTIPVVLFGFLHGSLFGSSLSLRNTRVAPTNPADLEAGQEDPNTDNFERNSTMTLPVPTQRRSASPSPSSGSGRTGRFFAAASQFLETGFSHRSAAADGGPNGSFGVANEEDEPRCTQLTNRHKTAIRFIRKLKYFVARRKFKEALKPYDVKDVMEQYAAGHVDLLGRVKMLHLRLDQILGKQGSKAKDVYASKISLASRVVKVERQVADIEEKLDVLIKAYMEDRDRFLALPLPAKPSKIHSISPSHNPLHHTHNLSMIDVWKRTAALSVHPEHTPTATSATSTDGTELRALTSTQTITTTTDVIATQTPMPPHTQHTSTNTKSSVLNSYQLGSEKQQHNDVFMTELDNRTKKRVTLSLHRSTSEPYSKQEQRISIPDEGAQSLECAAKATPPDSSIILIDEYEDFEEEDLNCEGEMEHFPSWEIDSDIGVDVDVDADGDGDCDESTEDTALLHCATRTAIVITPISPVSSAHNLQQLNDQTTTLNKSNLLPPDSG; encoded by the exons ATGGATCCCGACAACGATATTTATGCATTCTACGACATCCGGGG GAAATGTAGACCGGGTGGGCCAAACTCGGAAAGAAACCTGCAACCGCGAATGTCACTCCTAGGGAAGccgctgaactacaatcgcgGCTCTCGCCGCGATGTTCGTTACCGGCGTCTCCAGAGTCGCCTCTACAACTTCCTGGAGCGTCCGCGCGGCCTGCATGCCATCTTTTACCATGTGATGGT ATTCCTGATGGTGTTCACATGCCTCGCCCTGAGCGTGTTTTCCACCATCAAGGAGTACGAGGACGACGCCGTGTACATTCTCTTTCGGATGGAGATCCTGGTTGTCATCTGGTTTACGATGGAGTTCGGTGCCCGACTATGGTCGTCGGGCTGCCGGTCGCGCTACCAGGGCTGCCTGGGGCGTCTGAAGTTCGTAAAGAGACCATTTTGTATTATAG ATATTGTCACCATTTTAGCCTCAATTGTAGTATTAGGCATGGGCACTTCGGGCCAGGTGTTCGCCACGAGCGCGTTGCGAGGCCTGCGGTTCTTTCAGATACTGCGCATGGTGCGCATGGATCGTCGCGGAGGCACCTGGAAGCTCCTCGGTTCGGTTGTATACGCACACAGACAG GAGCTGATCACAACCATGTATATAGGATTCTTAGGACTAATCTTTGCATCATTCCTGGTCTACATGTGGGAGAAGGATGTCAACGACAAGTTCAGCAACTTTGCACAGGCCCTCTGGTGGGGTGTG ATCACACTGTGCACGGTGGGCTACGGCGACATGGTGCCCATCACCTGGCAGGGCAAGCTGATTGCCTCCTGTTGCGCCCTCCTGGGCATCTCGTTTTTCGCTCTGCCGGCG GGAATCCTGGGCAGCGGCTTTGCACTgaaggtgcagcagcagcagcgacagaagCACATGATCCGACGGCGCCAGCCGGCGGCCACACTCATCCAGGCCGTGTGGCGGTGCTATGCGTCCGATGAGCATTCCGTGTCTGTGGCCACGTGGAAGATACACCAGGTGGCTCTGCCCAGTCCGCCGGCTTC TTCTGAAAACTGGGAGCGATTATTAAAAAACATAAGTGAATATAG ACGCGCGTCCTCCAGCTTTAAGCACAACACATCTTTCGTGGCCCGGCTGCCCACAATTAGGCGACACAAGAGCCAGACCATCCAGACCCCGGGTGCCGATGGCAGCGGCCTGTCCAAGCCCCCGGGCTCGTCCCGTGCCTCCACACGTTATACTCGCACCATTCGGGACATCAATGCATCCGTCGAGAACTTGG CCCAGCCCAGTGGCCAGCTGGCCAACTGCAAGCTCAGCTCCAGTGCTGGCGCTCTGGCCCAGTTCTCCCACCAGGCGTCATCGGTCGAGGAGGGTCCGGGCCAGGACAAAAGCGAGTCTGCCTCTAGAAATCTAACCATTCCCGTGGTGCTGTTTGGCTTTCTGCATGGCAGCTTATTCGGCTCATCGCTTTCGCTGCGCAATACCCGGGTGGCCCCCACAAACCCTGCGGACCTGGAGGCCGGCCAAGAGGACCCCAATACGGATAACTTTGAGAGGAACAGCACGATGACGCTGCCAGTGCCCACCCAGCGCCGCAGTgccagtccgagtccgagcTCGGGAAGTGGACGGACGGGTCGATTCTTTGCAGCCGCATCGCAGTTCCTGGAGACAGGATTCTCGCACAgatcggctgctgctgatggtgggcCGAACGGGTCCTTCGGTGTGGCAA ATGAGGAAGATGAGCCGCGCTGCACGCAGCTAACCAATAGACACAAGACGGCCATTCGGTTCATTCGCAAG CTCAAGTACTTTGTGGCACGGCGCAAGTTCAAGGAGGCCTTGAAGCCGTACGATGTCAAGGATGTCATGGAGCAGTACGCAGCTG GCCACGTGGACCTGTTGGGTCGCGTTAAGATGCTTCATTTGCG TTTGGATCAAATCCTGGGCAAACAAGGCTCCAAGGCCAAGGACGTCTATGCATCTAAAATAAGTTTAGCCTCCCGTGTGGTTAAAGTCGAGCGACAG GTCGCTGACATAGAAGAGAAACTGGACGTGCTGATCAAAGCCTACATGGAGGATCGTGATAGATTCTTGGCCCTACCCCTCCCAGCAAAGCCCAGCAAAATACATTCCATTAGCCCTAGCCACAATCCCCTGCACCACACTCACAACCTGTCGATGATCGATGTTTGGAAGCGCACCGCGGCACTGAGTGTGCATCCAGAGCACACACCGACCGCCACTTCGGCCACATCCACGGATGGTACAGAGCTGAGGGCGCTCACCTCCACGCAGACAATCACAACGACAACCGATGTGATCGCCACGCAAACCCCGATGCCGCCTCACACGCAGCATACATCGACCAATACCAAG TCTTCCGTGCTTAACTCATATCAGTTGGGGTctgagaagcagcagcacaatgATGTTTTTATGACTGAATTAGATAATAGGACCAAGAAACGTGTTACGTTAAG CCTGCATAGATCCACATCGGAGCCATATAGCAAGCAGGAACAGCGCATTAGTATACCAGACGAGGGAGCACAATCCCTGGAGTGCGCTGCAAAGGCAACGCCGCCAGATAGTTCaa TTATCCTTATCGACGAGTATGAGGACTTCGAAGAAGAAGATCTGAACTGTGAGGGCGAAATGGAGCATTTCCCATCGTGGGAGATCGACAGCGACATTGGGGTcgacgtggatgtggatgctgacggtgacggtgactgTGATGAGTCCACTGAGGACACGGCCCTGCTGCACTGTGCCACGCGCACCGCCATTGTTATTACACCAATTAGCCCA GTAAGCTCCGCACACAATCTTCAACAGTTAAATGACCAAACTACAACGCttaataaatcaaatttgcTTCCGCCAGACTCTGGCTAG
- the KCNQ gene encoding uncharacterized protein KCNQ isoform X16: protein MDPDNDIYAFYDIRGYKGKCRPGGPNSERNLQPRMSLLGKPLNYNRGSRRDVRYRRLQSRLYNFLERPRGLHAIFYHVMVFLMVFTCLALSVFSTIKEYEDDAVYILFRMEILVVIWFTMEFGARLWSSGCRSRYQGCLGRLKFVKRPFCIIDIVTILASIVVLGMGTSGQVFATSALRGLRFFQILRMVRMDRRGGTWKLLGSVVYAHRQELITTMYIGFLGLIFASFLVYMWEKDVNDKFSNFAQALWWGVITLCTVGYGDMVPITWQGKLIASCCALLGISFFALPAGILGSGFALKVQQQQRQKHMIRRRQPAATLIQAVWRCYASDEHSVSVATWKIHQVALPSPPASRASSSFKHNTSFVARLPTIRRHKSQTIQTPGADGSGLSKPPGSSRASTRYTRTIRDINASVENLEVVQNGKSMNPSFSEDSVAETTCLKNIKNSDAQPSGQLANCKLSSSAGALAQFSHQASSVEEGPGQDKSESASRNLTIPVVLFGFLHGSLFGSSLSLRNTRVAPTNPADLEAGQEDPNTDNFERNSTMTLPVPTQRRSASPSPSSGSGRTGRFFAAASQFLETGFSHRSAAADGGPNGSFGVANEEDEPRCTQLTNRHKTAIRFIRKLKYFVARRKFKEALKPYDVKDVMEQYAAGHVDLLGRVKMLHLRLDQILGKQGSKAKDVYASKISLASRVVKVERQVADIEEKLDVLIKAYMEDRDRFLALPLPAKPSKIHSISPSHNPLHHTHNLSMIDVWKRTAALSVHPEHTPTATSATSTDGTELRALTSTQTITTTTDVIATQTPMPPHTQHTSTNTKSSVLNSYQLGSEKQQHNDVFMTELDNRTKKRVTLSLHRSTSEPYSKQEQRISIPDEGAQSLECAAKATPPDSSIILIDEYEDFEEEDLNCEGEMEHFPSWEIDSDIGVDVDVDADGDGDCDESTEDTALLHCATRTAIVITPISPVSSAHNLQQLNDQTTTLNKSNLLPPDSG, encoded by the exons ATGGATCCCGACAACGATATTTATGCATTCTACGACATCCGGGGGTACAAGGG GAAATGTAGACCGGGTGGGCCAAACTCGGAAAGAAACCTGCAACCGCGAATGTCACTCCTAGGGAAGccgctgaactacaatcgcgGCTCTCGCCGCGATGTTCGTTACCGGCGTCTCCAGAGTCGCCTCTACAACTTCCTGGAGCGTCCGCGCGGCCTGCATGCCATCTTTTACCATGTGATGGT ATTCCTGATGGTGTTCACATGCCTCGCCCTGAGCGTGTTTTCCACCATCAAGGAGTACGAGGACGACGCCGTGTACATTCTCTTTCGGATGGAGATCCTGGTTGTCATCTGGTTTACGATGGAGTTCGGTGCCCGACTATGGTCGTCGGGCTGCCGGTCGCGCTACCAGGGCTGCCTGGGGCGTCTGAAGTTCGTAAAGAGACCATTTTGTATTATAG ATATTGTCACCATTTTAGCCTCAATTGTAGTATTAGGCATGGGCACTTCGGGCCAGGTGTTCGCCACGAGCGCGTTGCGAGGCCTGCGGTTCTTTCAGATACTGCGCATGGTGCGCATGGATCGTCGCGGAGGCACCTGGAAGCTCCTCGGTTCGGTTGTATACGCACACAGACAG GAGCTGATCACAACCATGTATATAGGATTCTTAGGACTAATCTTTGCATCATTCCTGGTCTACATGTGGGAGAAGGATGTCAACGACAAGTTCAGCAACTTTGCACAGGCCCTCTGGTGGGGTGTG ATCACACTGTGCACGGTGGGCTACGGCGACATGGTGCCCATCACCTGGCAGGGCAAGCTGATTGCCTCCTGTTGCGCCCTCCTGGGCATCTCGTTTTTCGCTCTGCCGGCG GGAATCCTGGGCAGCGGCTTTGCACTgaaggtgcagcagcagcagcgacagaagCACATGATCCGACGGCGCCAGCCGGCGGCCACACTCATCCAGGCCGTGTGGCGGTGCTATGCGTCCGATGAGCATTCCGTGTCTGTGGCCACGTGGAAGATACACCAGGTGGCTCTGCCCAGTCCGCCGGCTTC ACGCGCGTCCTCCAGCTTTAAGCACAACACATCTTTCGTGGCCCGGCTGCCCACAATTAGGCGACACAAGAGCCAGACCATCCAGACCCCGGGTGCCGATGGCAGCGGCCTGTCCAAGCCCCCGGGCTCGTCCCGTGCCTCCACACGTTATACTCGCACCATTCGGGACATCAATGCATCCGTCGAGAACTTGG AGGTAGTACAGAATGGCAAATCCATGAATCCAAGTTTCAGCGAAGATTCTGTGGCTGAGACCACTtgcttaaaaaatattaaaaattcagACG CCCAGCCCAGTGGCCAGCTGGCCAACTGCAAGCTCAGCTCCAGTGCTGGCGCTCTGGCCCAGTTCTCCCACCAGGCGTCATCGGTCGAGGAGGGTCCGGGCCAGGACAAAAGCGAGTCTGCCTCTAGAAATCTAACCATTCCCGTGGTGCTGTTTGGCTTTCTGCATGGCAGCTTATTCGGCTCATCGCTTTCGCTGCGCAATACCCGGGTGGCCCCCACAAACCCTGCGGACCTGGAGGCCGGCCAAGAGGACCCCAATACGGATAACTTTGAGAGGAACAGCACGATGACGCTGCCAGTGCCCACCCAGCGCCGCAGTgccagtccgagtccgagcTCGGGAAGTGGACGGACGGGTCGATTCTTTGCAGCCGCATCGCAGTTCCTGGAGACAGGATTCTCGCACAgatcggctgctgctgatggtgggcCGAACGGGTCCTTCGGTGTGGCAA ATGAGGAAGATGAGCCGCGCTGCACGCAGCTAACCAATAGACACAAGACGGCCATTCGGTTCATTCGCAAG CTCAAGTACTTTGTGGCACGGCGCAAGTTCAAGGAGGCCTTGAAGCCGTACGATGTCAAGGATGTCATGGAGCAGTACGCAGCTG GCCACGTGGACCTGTTGGGTCGCGTTAAGATGCTTCATTTGCG TTTGGATCAAATCCTGGGCAAACAAGGCTCCAAGGCCAAGGACGTCTATGCATCTAAAATAAGTTTAGCCTCCCGTGTGGTTAAAGTCGAGCGACAG GTCGCTGACATAGAAGAGAAACTGGACGTGCTGATCAAAGCCTACATGGAGGATCGTGATAGATTCTTGGCCCTACCCCTCCCAGCAAAGCCCAGCAAAATACATTCCATTAGCCCTAGCCACAATCCCCTGCACCACACTCACAACCTGTCGATGATCGATGTTTGGAAGCGCACCGCGGCACTGAGTGTGCATCCAGAGCACACACCGACCGCCACTTCGGCCACATCCACGGATGGTACAGAGCTGAGGGCGCTCACCTCCACGCAGACAATCACAACGACAACCGATGTGATCGCCACGCAAACCCCGATGCCGCCTCACACGCAGCATACATCGACCAATACCAAG TCTTCCGTGCTTAACTCATATCAGTTGGGGTctgagaagcagcagcacaatgATGTTTTTATGACTGAATTAGATAATAGGACCAAGAAACGTGTTACGTTAAG CCTGCATAGATCCACATCGGAGCCATATAGCAAGCAGGAACAGCGCATTAGTATACCAGACGAGGGAGCACAATCCCTGGAGTGCGCTGCAAAGGCAACGCCGCCAGATAGTTCaa TTATCCTTATCGACGAGTATGAGGACTTCGAAGAAGAAGATCTGAACTGTGAGGGCGAAATGGAGCATTTCCCATCGTGGGAGATCGACAGCGACATTGGGGTcgacgtggatgtggatgctgacggtgacggtgactgTGATGAGTCCACTGAGGACACGGCCCTGCTGCACTGTGCCACGCGCACCGCCATTGTTATTACACCAATTAGCCCA GTAAGCTCCGCACACAATCTTCAACAGTTAAATGACCAAACTACAACGCttaataaatcaaatttgcTTCCGCCAGACTCTGGCTAG
- the KCNQ gene encoding potassium voltage-gated channel subfamily KQT member 1 isoform X7: MDPDNDIYAFYDIRGYKGKCRPGGPNSERNLQPRMSLLGKPLNYNRGSRRDVRYRRLQSRLYNFLERPRGLHAIFYHVMVFLMVFTCLALSVFSTIKEYEDDAVYILFRMEILVVIWFTMEFGARLWSSGCRSRYQGCLGRLKFVKRPFCIIDIVTILASIVVLGMGTSGQVFATSALRGLRFFQILRMVRMDRRGGTWKLLGSVVYAHRQELITTMYIGFLGLIFASFLVYMWEKDVNDKFSNFAQALWWGVITLCTVGYGDMVPITWQGKLIASCCALLGISFFALPAGILGSGFALKVQQQQRQKHMIRRRQPAATLIQAVWRCYASDEHSVSVATWKIHQVALPSPPASRASSSFKHNTSFVARLPTIRRHKSQTIQTPGADGSGLSKPPGSSRASTRYTRTIRDINASVENLEVVQNGKSMNPSFSEDSVAETTCLKNIKNSDASNQNLTHKSISLIHKLPADEEDEPRCTQLTNRHKTAIRFIRKLKYFVARRKFKEALKPYDVKDVMEQYAAGHVDLLGRVKMLHLRLDQILGKQGSKAKDVYASKISLASRVVKVERQVADIEEKLDVLIKAYMEDRDRFLALPLPAKPSKIHSISPSHNPLHHTHNLSMIDVWKRTAALSVHPEHTPTATSATSTDGTELRALTSTQTITTTTDVIATQTPMPPHTQHTSTNTKSSVLNSYQLGSEKQQHNDVFMTELDNRTKKRVTLSLHRSTSEPYSKQEQRISIPDEGAQSLECAAKATPPDSSIILIDEYEDFEEEDLNCEGEMEHFPSWEIDSDIGVDVDVDADGDGDCDESTEDTALLHCATRTAIVITPISPVSSAHNLQQLNDQTTTLNKSNLLPPDSG, encoded by the exons ATGGATCCCGACAACGATATTTATGCATTCTACGACATCCGGGGGTACAAGGG GAAATGTAGACCGGGTGGGCCAAACTCGGAAAGAAACCTGCAACCGCGAATGTCACTCCTAGGGAAGccgctgaactacaatcgcgGCTCTCGCCGCGATGTTCGTTACCGGCGTCTCCAGAGTCGCCTCTACAACTTCCTGGAGCGTCCGCGCGGCCTGCATGCCATCTTTTACCATGTGATGGT ATTCCTGATGGTGTTCACATGCCTCGCCCTGAGCGTGTTTTCCACCATCAAGGAGTACGAGGACGACGCCGTGTACATTCTCTTTCGGATGGAGATCCTGGTTGTCATCTGGTTTACGATGGAGTTCGGTGCCCGACTATGGTCGTCGGGCTGCCGGTCGCGCTACCAGGGCTGCCTGGGGCGTCTGAAGTTCGTAAAGAGACCATTTTGTATTATAG ATATTGTCACCATTTTAGCCTCAATTGTAGTATTAGGCATGGGCACTTCGGGCCAGGTGTTCGCCACGAGCGCGTTGCGAGGCCTGCGGTTCTTTCAGATACTGCGCATGGTGCGCATGGATCGTCGCGGAGGCACCTGGAAGCTCCTCGGTTCGGTTGTATACGCACACAGACAG GAGCTGATCACAACCATGTATATAGGATTCTTAGGACTAATCTTTGCATCATTCCTGGTCTACATGTGGGAGAAGGATGTCAACGACAAGTTCAGCAACTTTGCACAGGCCCTCTGGTGGGGTGTG ATCACACTGTGCACGGTGGGCTACGGCGACATGGTGCCCATCACCTGGCAGGGCAAGCTGATTGCCTCCTGTTGCGCCCTCCTGGGCATCTCGTTTTTCGCTCTGCCGGCG GGAATCCTGGGCAGCGGCTTTGCACTgaaggtgcagcagcagcagcgacagaagCACATGATCCGACGGCGCCAGCCGGCGGCCACACTCATCCAGGCCGTGTGGCGGTGCTATGCGTCCGATGAGCATTCCGTGTCTGTGGCCACGTGGAAGATACACCAGGTGGCTCTGCCCAGTCCGCCGGCTTC ACGCGCGTCCTCCAGCTTTAAGCACAACACATCTTTCGTGGCCCGGCTGCCCACAATTAGGCGACACAAGAGCCAGACCATCCAGACCCCGGGTGCCGATGGCAGCGGCCTGTCCAAGCCCCCGGGCTCGTCCCGTGCCTCCACACGTTATACTCGCACCATTCGGGACATCAATGCATCCGTCGAGAACTTGG AGGTAGTACAGAATGGCAAATCCATGAATCCAAGTTTCAGCGAAGATTCTGTGGCTGAGACCACTtgcttaaaaaatattaaaaattcagACG CTAGCAACCAAAACCTAACGCACAAGTCAATCTCTCTGATTCACAAATTGCCCGCAGATGAGGAAGATGAGCCGCGCTGCACGCAGCTAACCAATAGACACAAGACGGCCATTCGGTTCATTCGCAAG CTCAAGTACTTTGTGGCACGGCGCAAGTTCAAGGAGGCCTTGAAGCCGTACGATGTCAAGGATGTCATGGAGCAGTACGCAGCTG GCCACGTGGACCTGTTGGGTCGCGTTAAGATGCTTCATTTGCG TTTGGATCAAATCCTGGGCAAACAAGGCTCCAAGGCCAAGGACGTCTATGCATCTAAAATAAGTTTAGCCTCCCGTGTGGTTAAAGTCGAGCGACAG GTCGCTGACATAGAAGAGAAACTGGACGTGCTGATCAAAGCCTACATGGAGGATCGTGATAGATTCTTGGCCCTACCCCTCCCAGCAAAGCCCAGCAAAATACATTCCATTAGCCCTAGCCACAATCCCCTGCACCACACTCACAACCTGTCGATGATCGATGTTTGGAAGCGCACCGCGGCACTGAGTGTGCATCCAGAGCACACACCGACCGCCACTTCGGCCACATCCACGGATGGTACAGAGCTGAGGGCGCTCACCTCCACGCAGACAATCACAACGACAACCGATGTGATCGCCACGCAAACCCCGATGCCGCCTCACACGCAGCATACATCGACCAATACCAAG TCTTCCGTGCTTAACTCATATCAGTTGGGGTctgagaagcagcagcacaatgATGTTTTTATGACTGAATTAGATAATAGGACCAAGAAACGTGTTACGTTAAG CCTGCATAGATCCACATCGGAGCCATATAGCAAGCAGGAACAGCGCATTAGTATACCAGACGAGGGAGCACAATCCCTGGAGTGCGCTGCAAAGGCAACGCCGCCAGATAGTTCaa TTATCCTTATCGACGAGTATGAGGACTTCGAAGAAGAAGATCTGAACTGTGAGGGCGAAATGGAGCATTTCCCATCGTGGGAGATCGACAGCGACATTGGGGTcgacgtggatgtggatgctgacggtgacggtgactgTGATGAGTCCACTGAGGACACGGCCCTGCTGCACTGTGCCACGCGCACCGCCATTGTTATTACACCAATTAGCCCA GTAAGCTCCGCACACAATCTTCAACAGTTAAATGACCAAACTACAACGCttaataaatcaaatttgcTTCCGCCAGACTCTGGCTAG
- the KCNQ gene encoding potassium voltage-gated channel subfamily KQT member 5 isoform X8 has protein sequence MDPDNDIYAFYDIRGYKGKCRPGGPNSERNLQPRMSLLGKPLNYNRGSRRDVRYRRLQSRLYNFLERPRGLHAIFYHVMVFLMVFTCLALSVFSTIKEYEDDAVYILFRMEILVVIWFTMEFGARLWSSGCRSRYQGCLGRLKFVKRPFCIIDIVTILASIVVLGMGTSGQVFATSALRGLRFFQILRMVRMDRRGGTWKLLGSVVYAHRQELITTMYIGFLGLIFASFLVYMWEKDVNDKFSNFAQALWWGVITLCTVGYGDMVPITWQGKLIASCCALLGISFFALPAGILGSGFALKVQQQQRQKHMIRRRQPAATLIQAVWRCYASDEHSVSVATWKIHQVALPSPPASSENWERLLKNISEYRRASSSFKHNTSFVARLPTIRRHKSQTIQTPGADGSGLSKPPGSSRASTRYTRTIRDINASVENLEVVQNGKSMNPSFSEDSVAETTCLKNIKNSDDEEDEPRCTQLTNRHKTAIRFIRKLKYFVARRKFKEALKPYDVKDVMEQYAAGHVDLLGRVKMLHLRLDQILGKQGSKAKDVYASKISLASRVVKVERQVADIEEKLDVLIKAYMEDRDRFLALPLPAKPSKIHSISPSHNPLHHTHNLSMIDVWKRTAALSVHPEHTPTATSATSTDGTELRALTSTQTITTTTDVIATQTPMPPHTQHTSTNTKSSVLNSYQLGSEKQQHNDVFMTELDNRTKKRVTLSLHRSTSEPYSKQEQRISIPDEGAQSLECAAKATPPDSSIILIDEYEDFEEEDLNCEGEMEHFPSWEIDSDIGVDVDVDADGDGDCDESTEDTALLHCATRTAIVITPISPVSSAHNLQQLNDQTTTLNKSNLLPPDSG, from the exons ATGGATCCCGACAACGATATTTATGCATTCTACGACATCCGGGGGTACAAGGG GAAATGTAGACCGGGTGGGCCAAACTCGGAAAGAAACCTGCAACCGCGAATGTCACTCCTAGGGAAGccgctgaactacaatcgcgGCTCTCGCCGCGATGTTCGTTACCGGCGTCTCCAGAGTCGCCTCTACAACTTCCTGGAGCGTCCGCGCGGCCTGCATGCCATCTTTTACCATGTGATGGT ATTCCTGATGGTGTTCACATGCCTCGCCCTGAGCGTGTTTTCCACCATCAAGGAGTACGAGGACGACGCCGTGTACATTCTCTTTCGGATGGAGATCCTGGTTGTCATCTGGTTTACGATGGAGTTCGGTGCCCGACTATGGTCGTCGGGCTGCCGGTCGCGCTACCAGGGCTGCCTGGGGCGTCTGAAGTTCGTAAAGAGACCATTTTGTATTATAG ATATTGTCACCATTTTAGCCTCAATTGTAGTATTAGGCATGGGCACTTCGGGCCAGGTGTTCGCCACGAGCGCGTTGCGAGGCCTGCGGTTCTTTCAGATACTGCGCATGGTGCGCATGGATCGTCGCGGAGGCACCTGGAAGCTCCTCGGTTCGGTTGTATACGCACACAGACAG GAGCTGATCACAACCATGTATATAGGATTCTTAGGACTAATCTTTGCATCATTCCTGGTCTACATGTGGGAGAAGGATGTCAACGACAAGTTCAGCAACTTTGCACAGGCCCTCTGGTGGGGTGTG ATCACACTGTGCACGGTGGGCTACGGCGACATGGTGCCCATCACCTGGCAGGGCAAGCTGATTGCCTCCTGTTGCGCCCTCCTGGGCATCTCGTTTTTCGCTCTGCCGGCG GGAATCCTGGGCAGCGGCTTTGCACTgaaggtgcagcagcagcagcgacagaagCACATGATCCGACGGCGCCAGCCGGCGGCCACACTCATCCAGGCCGTGTGGCGGTGCTATGCGTCCGATGAGCATTCCGTGTCTGTGGCCACGTGGAAGATACACCAGGTGGCTCTGCCCAGTCCGCCGGCTTC TTCTGAAAACTGGGAGCGATTATTAAAAAACATAAGTGAATATAG ACGCGCGTCCTCCAGCTTTAAGCACAACACATCTTTCGTGGCCCGGCTGCCCACAATTAGGCGACACAAGAGCCAGACCATCCAGACCCCGGGTGCCGATGGCAGCGGCCTGTCCAAGCCCCCGGGCTCGTCCCGTGCCTCCACACGTTATACTCGCACCATTCGGGACATCAATGCATCCGTCGAGAACTTGG AGGTAGTACAGAATGGCAAATCCATGAATCCAAGTTTCAGCGAAGATTCTGTGGCTGAGACCACTtgcttaaaaaatattaaaaattcagACG ATGAGGAAGATGAGCCGCGCTGCACGCAGCTAACCAATAGACACAAGACGGCCATTCGGTTCATTCGCAAG CTCAAGTACTTTGTGGCACGGCGCAAGTTCAAGGAGGCCTTGAAGCCGTACGATGTCAAGGATGTCATGGAGCAGTACGCAGCTG GCCACGTGGACCTGTTGGGTCGCGTTAAGATGCTTCATTTGCG TTTGGATCAAATCCTGGGCAAACAAGGCTCCAAGGCCAAGGACGTCTATGCATCTAAAATAAGTTTAGCCTCCCGTGTGGTTAAAGTCGAGCGACAG GTCGCTGACATAGAAGAGAAACTGGACGTGCTGATCAAAGCCTACATGGAGGATCGTGATAGATTCTTGGCCCTACCCCTCCCAGCAAAGCCCAGCAAAATACATTCCATTAGCCCTAGCCACAATCCCCTGCACCACACTCACAACCTGTCGATGATCGATGTTTGGAAGCGCACCGCGGCACTGAGTGTGCATCCAGAGCACACACCGACCGCCACTTCGGCCACATCCACGGATGGTACAGAGCTGAGGGCGCTCACCTCCACGCAGACAATCACAACGACAACCGATGTGATCGCCACGCAAACCCCGATGCCGCCTCACACGCAGCATACATCGACCAATACCAAG TCTTCCGTGCTTAACTCATATCAGTTGGGGTctgagaagcagcagcacaatgATGTTTTTATGACTGAATTAGATAATAGGACCAAGAAACGTGTTACGTTAAG CCTGCATAGATCCACATCGGAGCCATATAGCAAGCAGGAACAGCGCATTAGTATACCAGACGAGGGAGCACAATCCCTGGAGTGCGCTGCAAAGGCAACGCCGCCAGATAGTTCaa TTATCCTTATCGACGAGTATGAGGACTTCGAAGAAGAAGATCTGAACTGTGAGGGCGAAATGGAGCATTTCCCATCGTGGGAGATCGACAGCGACATTGGGGTcgacgtggatgtggatgctgacggtgacggtgactgTGATGAGTCCACTGAGGACACGGCCCTGCTGCACTGTGCCACGCGCACCGCCATTGTTATTACACCAATTAGCCCA GTAAGCTCCGCACACAATCTTCAACAGTTAAATGACCAAACTACAACGCttaataaatcaaatttgcTTCCGCCAGACTCTGGCTAG